From a region of the Triticum aestivum cultivar Chinese Spring chromosome 7D, IWGSC CS RefSeq v2.1, whole genome shotgun sequence genome:
- the LOC123167803 gene encoding 36.4 kDa proline-rich protein, translating into MASLARVCSLLLVGVAVVLLLPGTYGSYSNCPPGHGGGGGGDPGHHHPPHHGKPPKHHHGPPSGHKCPPCHPPPTPRPPPTPPYGPPTPLPPPYVPPTPLPPPYTPPTPPYIPPSPPYVPPTPLPPPYVPPYVPPTPPYTPPYVPPTPPYTPSPPYVPPTPPYTPPYVPPTPPYTPPYVPPSPGPGRKTCPIDALKLNACVDVLSGLVHLVIGREARSKCCPLVQGVADLDAALCLCTTIRARVLNINIYLPVALRLLITCGKHPPNGFQCPTVLDA; encoded by the coding sequence ATGGCCAGCCTTGCCAGAGTCTGTTCCCTCCTGCTTGTTGGCGTCGCCGTCGTCCTGCTCCTGCCGGGCACGTACGGGTCGTACAGCAACTGCCCGCCgggacatggcggcggcggtggtggtgatcCCGGACACCACCATCCGCCCCACCACGGCAAGCCGCCCAAGCACCACCACGGCCCACCGTCGGGCCACAAATGCCCGCCGTGCCACCCGCCGCCCACGCCGCGGCCACCGCCGACTCCGCCGTACGGGCCTCCCACGCCACTGCCACCGCCGTACGTGCCGCCCACGCCGCTCCCACCGCCCTACACCCCGCCGACGCCACCGTACATTCCACCAAGCCCGCCGTACGTGCCACCGACGCCACTTCCACCGCCGTACGTGCCACCATACGTCCCGCCGACGCCGCCATACACTCCGCCCTACGTCCCGCCAACTCCACCATACACGCCGTCGCCGCCCTACGTGCCGCCGACACCGCCATACACGCCGCCCTACGTGCCGCCGACACCGCCCTACACGCCGCCCTACGTGCCGCCGTCGCCGGGGCCGGGGAGGAAGACGTGCCCGATCGACGCGCTGAAGCTGAACGCGTGCGTGGACGTGCTGAGCGGGCTGGTGCACCTGGTGATCGGGCGGGAGGCGCGGAGCAAGTGCTGCCCGCTGGTGCAGGGGGTGGCGGACCTGGACGCGGCGCTGTGCCTCTGCACCACCATCCGGGCGCGGGTCCTCAACATCAACATCTACCTCCCCGTGGCGCTCCGGCTGCTCATCACCTGCGGCAAGCACCCGCCCAACGGCTTCCAGTGCCCCACCGTGCTCGACGCCTAG